A genomic window from Arthrobacter globiformis includes:
- the hpaH gene encoding 2-oxo-hept-4-ene-1,7-dioate hydratase: protein MLDAKTIEAIADELVEAGRSRTPVPRLTARYPDMTVEDSYAVQQLWRRRNEDAGRTLVGRKIGLTSKAMQAATGITEPDYGAIFDDMVLETGCSVEWDKYTHPRVEVELAFVLKDGLKGPGCTIFDVLNATDYVVPALEILDSRIEMEGRTIVDTISDNAAMGAMVVGGRPVKPDAVDLRWVSAILYKNQTVEETGVAAGVLDHPANGVHWLANKIAVHGDSMKAGDIILAGSFTRPLWVYKGDTVHADYGPLGTVTCRFE from the coding sequence ATGCTGGACGCGAAGACGATCGAGGCCATAGCGGACGAGCTGGTGGAAGCCGGCCGGTCCCGCACTCCTGTGCCCCGCCTGACTGCCCGCTATCCGGACATGACGGTGGAGGATTCCTACGCGGTGCAGCAGCTGTGGCGGCGCCGCAACGAGGACGCCGGCCGGACCCTGGTGGGGCGCAAGATCGGCCTCACGTCCAAGGCCATGCAGGCCGCCACCGGCATCACCGAACCGGACTACGGTGCCATCTTCGATGACATGGTGCTGGAAACCGGTTGCTCGGTGGAATGGGACAAATACACCCATCCGCGGGTGGAGGTGGAACTGGCGTTCGTCCTGAAGGACGGGCTCAAGGGCCCCGGCTGCACCATCTTCGACGTCCTGAACGCCACCGACTACGTGGTCCCGGCCCTCGAAATCCTCGATTCTAGGATCGAGATGGAGGGCCGGACCATCGTGGACACCATCTCCGACAACGCGGCCATGGGTGCCATGGTGGTGGGCGGCCGCCCGGTCAAGCCCGACGCCGTCGACCTCCGCTGGGTCTCGGCGATCCTCTACAAAAACCAGACCGTGGAGGAAACCGGCGTGGCCGCAGGCGTCCTGGACCACCCGGCCAACGGCGTGCACTGGCTCGCTAACAAAATCGCCGTGCACGGGGACAGCATGAAAGCCGGGGACATCATCCTGGCCGGATCCTTCACCCGCCCGCTCTGGGTGTACAAGGGCGACACCGTCCACGCCGACTACGGACCCCTGGGGACTGTCACATGCCGCTTCGAGTAG